CTCGTCAATACGATTACCAGCAAGAAAAGCAAGATGTTAGGAGGTTCTACGAAGCACTCAGCGAGAAATTAGGGGAATCATTCATCGATCCAAAGGAAGAACTCAGTATTCCTGAGTTAATCAAGCGAATAATTACCTATGAAAGCATTTCTAATAAGTTAATTGAACGTTTTAGATTAACTTTCGGTCAAGATGGGGCAAATATTGAACCACTCATTGAGGACACCAAACAAATTTCAAAAGATTTACATCCGTCATCCTTCAAAGATTTAAATAGACACAAGCAAAAAAACGGCACCGATAGTCAAACACAGCAATCTAGAGGCTTTCAAGGTTGGTTCCAAGGAGATGGCGATAAAGCTGGTGAATATCTGAAAAAATTTCCGGAAAAAACCCATGATTTTAGTGAAGAAATGCGAAATTGGGGTAAATGGTTCAAAAATAAACCATTTAAATTAGGTCGCGTTATTTATGCTGGAGGCGATGATTTTTTAGGTGTATTTTATGACAAGGATGATTCTGGGGAGAAATTAGAACCAAGGTATTGTGTTGATTGGTTTAGGGATTTTAAACCTAAGATTTGGCATGAAAATAAAGCCAAAGAAGAACAAAAGAAAATTACTGTCAGCGTTGGTTTTGTTTGGGCTTCACCCGATATTCCACAACGAGATGTACTGCAACATTGTCGGGAGGCTGAAAAATCAGCAAAAAATAACGGAAGAGATAGGATTGCTTTCCGCATCTTATTTAATAACGGTAATCACTTAGAGTGGGTGTGTCCTTGGTGGCTTTTAGAAGCTGGTTTGTTGTCGAGTTATCGCGATAGAGAACACAATCAAGAGAAACCAAACTGGACGCATATATATAATGATGTCGCTGTTTTAGAATCGCGTCATGCTTTCGATGACGATAGTACAGATGTGGCGATGGGTTTATTGGAGATATATTTTTCAAAGGAAATAGCAAACCTTATAAAGCGACAAAGTCTCTGTAAGTGGAACTCTAATTGGTTACACGACGATGACGCAGACTTAACACTGATGAGAGCAGGTATTTTGGGACAACGGAAAAATTACACAAAAGAAAATACAGATGAAATAGATAATATCAAAGTCAATAAAGCATTGAACAACTGGATTATTAACCTTGCAAAAGTGGGATTTCACCT
The sequence above is a segment of the Mastigocladopsis repens PCC 10914 genome. Coding sequences within it:
- a CDS encoding Cas10/Cmr2 second palm domain-containing protein; the protein is MNTTNKTYTVITFAPVQGFIEKSRKLRDLYGSSYLLSYLSWIICSAAEKHGCKVVSPALPNITQGMPNQIIIEGDFPEENAKLALLTAWKCVTESCRDWVEENVKGEWEYRSWKRSWGLWTKYAWEFFWVQGQANQSISDVREKLNEKKRWRDWTGINWQGESSTLSGADAIAYPKLGQISDPRQYDYQQEKQDVRRFYEALSEKLGESFIDPKEELSIPELIKRIITYESISNKLIERFRLTFGQDGANIEPLIEDTKQISKDLHPSSFKDLNRHKQKNGTDSQTQQSRGFQGWFQGDGDKAGEYLKKFPEKTHDFSEEMRNWGKWFKNKPFKLGRVIYAGGDDFLGVFYDKDDSGEKLEPRYCVDWFRDFKPKIWHENKAKEEQKKITVSVGFVWASPDIPQRDVLQHCREAEKSAKNNGRDRIAFRILFNNGNHLEWVCPWWLLEAGLLSSYRDREHNQEKPNWTHIYNDVAVLESRHAFDDDSTDVAMGLLEIYFSKEIANLIKRQSLCKWNSNWLHDDDADLTLMRAGILGQRKNYTKENTDEIDNIKVNKALNNWIINLAKVGFHLCQQ